In one window of Campylobacter coli DNA:
- a CDS encoding cation:dicarboxylase symporter family transporter has product MDKQFFQMFLMFSQIQTVAIIAVLFVIFYILKKMRDKKVNFSLRMLFALFIGLGLGFALQYLAQFPDSKEASTIIWYNEAKHWFGFVSSVFVAFIKMLVIPLVGICIIKVIIEIDKNIKISSLLGISLFWILFSTAIAASLGILLAYNFQLGDNFTAYEGTRQIREIQTFSSIILGLIPSNIISVMNKENIIAIVIFAFFVGICAKKVSKKEEYTQAFQTFENFVLVFYNIMMNMTATVIRFMPYAVVCMMANVLLSNGFEAIKTAGLFIILTYIAMFIMFGVHFLLLASQGLNPIKYAKKAFPVWLFAFSSRSSLGTLPMTTSTLQNKFGVNPAVANFVASIGTTTGLNGCAGYFPAMAAVFVAFATHTPIDFTFALMIVLVAVIGSLGIAGVPGSATMAASIMLAGIGFGDNFVMLSLILAIDPIIDMARTASNVSGAMTSALCTAKNLKAIDKEIYNS; this is encoded by the coding sequence ATGGATAAACAATTTTTTCAAATGTTTTTAATGTTCTCGCAAATACAAACTGTAGCTATTATTGCTGTGCTTTTTGTAATTTTTTACATTCTTAAAAAAATGCGAGATAAAAAGGTAAATTTCTCCCTTCGTATGCTTTTTGCCCTTTTTATAGGTTTAGGTTTAGGTTTTGCTTTACAATATCTAGCTCAATTTCCAGATAGTAAAGAAGCAAGTACTATCATTTGGTACAATGAAGCAAAACATTGGTTTGGTTTTGTAAGCTCAGTTTTTGTAGCTTTTATAAAAATGTTAGTTATTCCGCTTGTGGGTATTTGTATCATTAAAGTGATTATAGAAATTGATAAAAACATAAAAATTTCTTCCTTGCTTGGTATAAGCCTCTTTTGGATACTTTTTAGTACTGCTATAGCTGCTTCTTTAGGTATATTGCTAGCTTATAATTTTCAATTGGGTGATAATTTTACTGCTTATGAAGGAACAAGACAAATTCGTGAAATTCAAACTTTTTCGAGTATTATTTTAGGTTTAATTCCTAGCAATATCATTTCTGTTATGAATAAAGAAAATATCATAGCCATTGTAATTTTTGCTTTTTTTGTAGGAATTTGTGCAAAAAAAGTTTCAAAAAAAGAAGAATATACACAAGCTTTTCAAACTTTTGAAAATTTTGTCTTAGTTTTTTATAATATTATGATGAATATGACAGCTACGGTGATTCGATTTATGCCTTATGCTGTAGTTTGTATGATGGCAAATGTTTTATTAAGCAATGGTTTTGAAGCAATCAAAACTGCAGGACTTTTTATCATTCTTACCTATATAGCTATGTTTATAATGTTTGGAGTGCATTTTTTACTTCTTGCTTCTCAAGGATTAAACCCTATAAAATACGCGAAAAAAGCTTTTCCTGTATGGTTGTTTGCATTCAGTTCAAGATCTTCTTTAGGGACTTTGCCTATGACGACTTCAACTTTGCAAAACAAATTTGGAGTAAATCCTGCCGTGGCTAATTTTGTTGCCTCTATAGGAACAACAACGGGACTTAATGGTTGTGCGGGTTATTTTCCGGCTATGGCAGCAGTTTTTGTGGCATTTGCTACGCACACGCCTATAGATTTTACTTTTGCTTTGATGATAGTATTAGTAGCTGTTATCGGATCTTTAGGTATTGCTGGAGTTCCTGGAAGTGCGACTATGGCAGCTTCTATTATGCTCGCAGGAATTGGATTTGGGGATAATTTTGTTATGCTTAGCCTTATTTTAGCCATTGATCCTATCATTGATATGGCAAGAACTGCTAGCAATGTTTCAGGAGCTATGACTTCAGCGCTTTGTACTGCAAAAAATTTAAAAGCCATAGATAAAGAAATTTACAATTCTTAA
- the recJ gene encoding single-stranded-DNA-specific exonuclease RecJ, whose product MKTINKNEIKKILASRFEKDLHTKLCDLPLPCCLKDAYKAANRIKEAIDKNEKIAIVGDYDVDGIISCVIMAEFFDDIGFDYTVRIPNRFKDGYGLNAEIINELDVNLIITVDNGIAAFEAAKLCKEKNIDLIITDHHMPQDILPDAFAIINPKQKDCDFPDIEICGAQVAWYLIAALKEVCKLKYDMGKFLELLAIAIVADMMELRDLNRALVRRGIECINKSKRVAFKAIKQYYQKDKFALDNIGFLIAPLINSAGRMDDASISYEFLHTKDLDKASAYLEQIISFNESRKDEEKQLFEDSLSQIDDNDSCIVVSGLNWHEGVLGIVASRLAKHFNKPAFVFSQNDQRLKGSARSVGKIDILALISKANSILSNYGGHKGAAGLSLDLDSFEKFKTIIKKECMEISQSEFLDTDEILGILDPNEIDFEMLEILESFEPFGHKNPRPFFILENLYVKNKKFLGKDEKHLKLILTKDNKTIEALFFNFDKEPQLCENINLLGSISKNEFRGLATPQFIIKEIL is encoded by the coding sequence ATGAAGACAATTAATAAGAATGAAATTAAAAAAATTCTAGCTTCGCGTTTTGAAAAAGATTTACATACCAAGCTTTGCGATTTACCTTTGCCTTGTTGTTTAAAAGATGCTTATAAAGCAGCAAATCGCATTAAAGAAGCTATAGATAAAAATGAAAAAATTGCTATAGTGGGCGATTATGATGTCGATGGGATTATCTCTTGTGTCATTATGGCAGAATTTTTTGATGATATAGGTTTTGATTATACAGTAAGAATTCCTAATCGTTTCAAAGATGGATATGGTTTAAATGCTGAAATTATCAATGAGCTTGATGTAAATTTGATTATTACAGTGGATAATGGTATAGCAGCCTTTGAAGCAGCTAAACTTTGTAAGGAAAAAAATATTGATTTAATTATAACCGATCATCATATGCCCCAAGATATTTTGCCTGATGCTTTTGCGATTATTAATCCTAAGCAAAAAGATTGTGATTTTCCAGATATCGAAATTTGTGGAGCGCAAGTAGCTTGGTATTTAATAGCTGCTTTAAAAGAGGTTTGTAAATTAAAATACGATATGGGCAAATTTTTAGAACTTCTAGCCATTGCCATTGTTGCAGATATGATGGAATTAAGAGATTTAAATAGGGCATTGGTTAGGCGAGGGATAGAGTGTATTAACAAATCTAAAAGAGTTGCTTTTAAGGCGATTAAGCAATATTATCAAAAAGATAAATTTGCACTTGATAATATAGGATTTTTAATCGCTCCTCTTATCAATAGTGCTGGAAGAATGGATGATGCAAGCATTTCTTATGAATTTTTGCATACAAAAGACTTGGATAAAGCTTCAGCTTACTTAGAGCAAATCATCAGTTTTAATGAAAGTCGTAAAGATGAAGAAAAACAGCTTTTTGAAGATAGCTTGAGTCAAATCGATGACAATGATTCTTGTATTGTTGTATCGGGTTTAAATTGGCATGAGGGAGTTTTAGGGATAGTAGCAAGTCGTTTAGCAAAACATTTCAATAAACCTGCTTTTGTATTTTCACAAAACGATCAACGCTTAAAAGGAAGTGCAAGAAGTGTTGGAAAAATCGATATTTTAGCTTTGATTTCTAAAGCAAATTCTATATTAAGCAATTATGGTGGACACAAGGGTGCTGCAGGCCTTAGCTTAGATCTTGATTCTTTTGAAAAATTTAAAACCATAATAAAAAAAGAATGTATGGAAATTTCTCAAAGTGAATTTTTAGATACAGATGAAATTTTAGGTATTTTAGATCCTAATGAAATCGATTTTGAAATGCTTGAAATTTTAGAATCTTTTGAGCCTTTTGGACATAAAAATCCGCGTCCTTTTTTTATCCTAGAAAATCTTTATGTTAAAAATAAAAAATTCTTAGGAAAAGATGAAAAACATCTAAAGCTTATACTCACAAAAGATAATAAAACTATAGAAGCTTTGTTTTTTAATTTTGACAAAGAACCGCAATTGTGCGAAAATATTAATTTACTTGGAAGCATTTCTAAGAATGAATTTAGAGGATTAGCAACCCCACAATTTATTATTAAAGAAATTTTGTAA
- a CDS encoding 2OG-Fe(II) oxygenase produces MELWNWKPNDDEYRKFQHTNIKLNYGLDRSKISLPYTTYKPKLGEIVLFNPRYVHAVKKVNKGIRLTISCFLGVNKNEELVVWS; encoded by the coding sequence ATGGAACTATGGAATTGGAAGCCAAACGATGATGAATATAGAAAATTTCAGCATACTAATATTAAATTGAATTACGGATTAGATAGAAGTAAAATTTCTTTACCTTATACTACATACAAACCTAAACTCGGCGAAATAGTATTGTTTAATCCTAGATATGTTCATGCTGTAAAAAAAGTAAACAAAGGTATAAGGCTTACCATATCTTGTTTTCTTGGTGTTAATAAAAATGAGGAGCTTGTAGTTTGGAGTTGA
- a CDS encoding CTP synthase, whose product MSKQTKYIFVTGGVLSSLGKGIAAASIATLLKNSGLKVSILKADPYINVDPGTMSPFEHGEVFVTDDGAETDLDLGHYERFLDESLSQDNNFTTGRVYQSVIEKERRGEYLGKTIQVIPHIVGEIKERIKKAGEGKDILIVEIGGTVGDIEGLPFLEAIRALRLEVGKNNAMNIHLTLVPFIKAAGELKTKPTQHSVGELRRIGISPDMIICRSEKALDRDLKDKIAISCGVEKNCVIESVDAASIYQIPLNFLKQDILNPIASILDLKNLKPNMENWDILVKRVIAPSNEVKIAFVGKYVDLKESYKSLTEAIIHAGAALDTRVELQWVDSEKLENLESVEAFKNVSGILVAGGFGYRGVEGKIKAIHYARENKIPFLGICLGMQLALVEFARHVLKIEDANSSEFDDKCSNPIVYLIDEFMDASGKKQIRTAKTPLGGTMRLGSYECKVKPNSLLAKVYNNAKNIKERHRHRYEANPKYRKEFESKGLIVSGESEGLIEAVELNNHPFFLAVQFHPEFTSRLERVNPVICGFIKAAISYEDN is encoded by the coding sequence ATGAGTAAACAAACTAAATATATTTTTGTTACAGGAGGAGTTTTAAGCTCCTTGGGCAAGGGAATAGCAGCTGCAAGTATCGCGACTTTATTGAAAAATTCAGGACTTAAAGTAAGCATTTTAAAAGCAGATCCTTATATCAATGTTGATCCTGGTACTATGAGTCCATTTGAACACGGAGAAGTTTTTGTTACAGATGATGGAGCAGAAACTGATCTTGATTTAGGGCATTATGAGCGTTTTTTAGATGAGAGTTTATCACAAGATAATAATTTCACCACAGGGCGTGTTTATCAAAGCGTGATCGAAAAAGAAAGACGTGGAGAATATCTTGGTAAAACTATTCAAGTTATCCCACATATCGTAGGAGAGATTAAAGAGCGTATTAAAAAAGCAGGAGAGGGCAAGGATATCTTAATCGTAGAGATAGGTGGAACAGTCGGAGATATCGAAGGTTTGCCTTTTTTAGAAGCTATTCGTGCTTTGCGTTTGGAAGTAGGTAAAAACAATGCTATGAATATCCATTTAACCCTAGTGCCTTTTATCAAGGCTGCAGGGGAACTAAAAACCAAACCTACCCAACACAGCGTAGGCGAACTAAGACGCATAGGTATTAGTCCTGATATGATTATTTGTCGTAGTGAAAAAGCACTGGATAGAGATTTAAAAGATAAAATTGCTATTTCTTGTGGTGTTGAAAAAAATTGCGTTATAGAAAGTGTTGATGCAGCAAGTATTTATCAAATTCCACTGAATTTCTTAAAACAAGATATTTTAAATCCTATCGCTTCTATTTTGGATTTAAAAAATTTAAAACCAAATATGGAAAATTGGGATATTCTAGTAAAAAGAGTTATAGCTCCGAGCAATGAAGTCAAAATCGCTTTTGTGGGTAAATATGTGGATCTAAAAGAAAGTTATAAGAGTCTTACAGAAGCCATCATTCATGCAGGTGCAGCGCTTGATACTAGAGTAGAACTTCAATGGGTAGATAGCGAAAAGCTTGAAAATTTAGAAAGTGTTGAAGCGTTTAAAAATGTGAGTGGAATTTTGGTTGCAGGGGGCTTTGGTTATCGCGGAGTAGAGGGTAAAATAAAAGCTATTCATTACGCAAGAGAAAACAAAATTCCATTTTTGGGAATTTGTTTGGGTATGCAGCTTGCATTGGTAGAATTTGCTAGACATGTGTTAAAAATCGAAGATGCAAATTCAAGTGAATTTGACGATAAATGCTCTAATCCTATCGTTTATCTCATCGATGAATTTATGGATGCGAGCGGTAAAAAACAAATTCGTACTGCTAAAACACCTTTGGGCGGAACTATGCGTTTGGGATCTTATGAGTGTAAAGTCAAGCCTAACTCCCTTTTAGCTAAGGTTTATAATAATGCAAAAAATATTAAAGAACGCCACCGCCACCGCTACGAGGCTAATCCAAAATATCGCAAAGAATTTGAAAGCAAAGGATTAATAGTAAGTGGAGAGAGCGAAGGACTTATAGAGGCTGTCGAGCTAAACAATCATCCTTTCTTTTTAGCTGTCCAATTTCACCCTGAATTCACTTCAAGATTAGAGCGCGTTAATCCTGTGATTTGTGGTTTTATCAAGGCGGCTATAAGCTATGAAGACAATTAA
- a CDS encoding LysE family transporter yields MTFLFIFGIHLSALLTPGPDFFLVSAYALKFSFKEALKAAFGVSLAILLWIIFSLTGLKILFDTFPFIQLVLSTLGAMYLFYLAYLLLKNISNEIHFTNSVKISQPFLGGFLTNITNAKAIFYFGSIFSSLNFTGDNFEIFLLVIILGLESLIYFIFIAFLFSNLKIKILYLNHHKKIDLFCAFIFISFACFTLATIYF; encoded by the coding sequence ATGACTTTTTTATTTATTTTTGGTATTCATTTATCTGCACTCTTGACACCAGGACCTGATTTTTTTCTCGTTAGTGCTTATGCTTTAAAATTTAGTTTTAAAGAAGCCTTAAAAGCAGCATTTGGTGTAAGTTTGGCAATATTGCTTTGGATTATTTTTTCTTTAACTGGACTTAAAATTCTTTTTGATACTTTTCCTTTTATCCAACTTGTATTATCTACTTTAGGAGCCATGTATCTGTTTTATCTTGCTTATTTGCTTTTGAAAAATATTTCCAATGAAATACACTTTACAAATAGTGTAAAAATTTCACAACCGTTTTTAGGCGGTTTTTTGACAAATATTACAAATGCTAAAGCTATTTTTTATTTTGGAAGTATTTTTTCTAGCTTAAATTTTACAGGAGATAATTTTGAAATCTTTTTACTAGTTATTATCCTCGGTTTAGAATCTTTAATTTATTTTATTTTCATTGCTTTTTTATTTTCAAATTTAAAAATTAAAATATTATATCTAAATCATCATAAAAAGATTGATTTGTTTTGCGCTTTTATTTTTATAAGTTTTGCTTGTTTTACACTTGCAACAATTTATTTTTAG
- the thyX gene encoding FAD-dependent thymidylate synthase, translated as MQITLLFHTPLSVCSHATRTCWQSFDKGDCGGEKDKELIDRVGNKFKHASTLEHLNYTFYIQGISRACLQEVARHRHTSPSVKSTRYTLKELRNESEFKIGDFENASRYLVLCGNEEVDNASIQALENLRLILQKSISLDIAKYCLPESYKTELTLTINARSLQNFISLRSSKSALWEIRNLANALFEALPQDHQFIFEHCLHKDIH; from the coding sequence ATGCAAATCACTTTACTTTTTCATACCCCTCTTTCTGTATGCTCACATGCAACAAGAACTTGCTGGCAAAGTTTTGATAAAGGTGATTGTGGCGGAGAAAAAGATAAAGAACTCATCGATCGCGTAGGAAATAAATTTAAACATGCCTCGACTTTAGAACATTTAAATTATACTTTTTATATTCAAGGAATTTCAAGGGCTTGCTTACAAGAAGTTGCTAGACATCGTCATACAAGCCCTAGTGTTAAAAGCACGCGCTATACTCTAAAAGAACTTCGCAATGAAAGTGAATTTAAGATAGGAGATTTTGAAAACGCAAGCCGATATCTTGTTCTTTGCGGTAACGAAGAAGTTGATAATGCTAGCATTCAAGCTTTAGAAAACTTACGCCTTATTTTACAAAAAAGCATAAGCTTGGATATAGCCAAATACTGCTTGCCTGAGAGTTATAAAACCGAACTTACTTTAACAATCAATGCTAGAAGTTTGCAAAATTTTATTTCTTTGCGTAGCTCAAAATCTGCTCTTTGGGAGATTCGAAATTTGGCTAATGCTTTATTTGAAGCCTTACCACAAGATCATCAATTTATTTTCGAGCATTGTTTGCATAAAGATATTCATTAA
- a CDS encoding ribonucleoside-diphosphate reductase subunit alpha, which translates to MKVIKRNGRTEELDVSKIKKCTFDAIKDLEGVNLSELELDAKIQFRDGISTEEIQKTLIKTAVDKIDIDCPNWTFVAARLFLFDLYKKVNGMNRYNHLREYFEKGEKEGRILLGLKEKYDLDDLNDYIKPERDMQFTYLGIKTLYDRYLIKDSKGMPIELPQQMFMAIAMFLAQNEFNPQEWAKKFYDLISKFELMLATPTLSNARTTRHQLSSCYIGSTPDNIEGIFDSYQEMALLSKFGGGIGWDWSKVRAMGGSIDGHKNAAGGIIPFLKITNDIAVAVDQLGTRKGAIAVYIEPWHMDVSDFIDLRKNSGEERRRAHELFPALWINDLFMKRVRANDKWTLFDPADTQDLCDLYGEAFEKRYEEYEKDESIVKEIVEAKELWKKILLNYFETGLPFLCFKDNANKANPNAHVGIIRSSNLCTEIFQNTEPNYYKIKVIFENGDEKHFDEEERVVIDGGYEKPAKKISTLDSFNGNKVYIVEKYKSDGKTAVCNLASINLSKVYTQEDIERVVPTAIRMLDNVIDLNFYPHRKVKDTNLKSRAIGLGVMGEAQMLAEARIHWGSDEHLNKIDEIMEKISYEAINASSNLAIEKGSYPDFEGSNWSKGIFPIDVASEKAKALTLREGLFNQSECDWDKLREKVKADGMRNGYLMAIAPTSSISILVGTTQTIEPVYKRKWFEQNLSGMIPVVVPNLSLETWQYYTPAYELDQRILVKAAAVRGKWIDQGQSLNIFLSLDKASGGYLNDIYQLAWELGVKSTYYLRSESPDSEKINVADRSIECEGCQ; encoded by the coding sequence ATGAAAGTTATTAAAAGAAATGGTCGCACAGAAGAATTAGACGTTTCTAAGATCAAAAAATGTACCTTTGATGCTATAAAAGATTTAGAAGGTGTTAATCTAAGCGAGCTCGAGCTTGATGCTAAAATTCAATTTCGAGATGGAATTTCAACTGAAGAAATTCAAAAAACATTGATTAAAACTGCTGTGGATAAAATCGATATTGATTGTCCAAACTGGACTTTTGTTGCGGCTAGACTTTTTTTGTTTGACTTGTATAAAAAAGTGAATGGAATGAATCGTTATAATCATTTACGCGAGTATTTTGAAAAGGGCGAAAAGGAAGGTAGAATTTTACTCGGTCTTAAAGAAAAATACGATTTAGATGATTTAAATGATTATATTAAGCCTGAACGCGATATGCAATTTACCTATCTTGGCATTAAAACTCTATACGATAGATATTTGATTAAAGATAGCAAGGGTATGCCTATAGAACTTCCTCAGCAAATGTTTATGGCTATTGCTATGTTTTTAGCACAGAATGAATTTAATCCTCAAGAATGGGCAAAAAAATTTTATGATCTTATCTCTAAATTTGAACTCATGCTTGCAACTCCTACTTTATCAAACGCAAGAACAACACGCCACCAGCTTAGCTCTTGTTACATAGGCTCAACTCCTGATAATATCGAGGGAATTTTTGATTCTTATCAAGAAATGGCATTATTGTCTAAATTTGGTGGAGGTATAGGTTGGGACTGGTCTAAAGTTCGTGCAATGGGTGGAAGTATAGATGGGCATAAAAACGCTGCAGGGGGTATTATTCCTTTTTTAAAAATTACTAATGATATAGCTGTGGCTGTGGATCAGCTTGGCACAAGAAAGGGTGCGATCGCTGTTTATATCGAACCTTGGCATATGGATGTAAGTGATTTTATCGATTTGCGTAAAAATTCAGGCGAAGAAAGACGCCGCGCACATGAGCTTTTCCCTGCTTTGTGGATTAACGATCTTTTTATGAAAAGAGTTAGAGCAAATGATAAATGGACCCTTTTTGATCCTGCAGATACACAAGATTTGTGTGATTTATATGGGGAAGCTTTTGAAAAGCGTTATGAAGAGTATGAAAAAGATGAAAGTATAGTTAAGGAAATAGTAGAAGCTAAGGAGCTTTGGAAAAAGATTTTGCTTAATTATTTTGAAACAGGTTTGCCTTTTTTATGTTTTAAAGATAATGCAAATAAAGCCAATCCAAATGCACATGTAGGGATCATCAGAAGTTCAAATTTATGTACAGAAATTTTTCAAAATACAGAGCCAAATTATTATAAAATTAAAGTTATATTTGAAAATGGCGATGAAAAACATTTTGATGAAGAAGAACGCGTTGTTATCGATGGGGGATATGAAAAGCCTGCTAAGAAAATTTCAACTCTTGATAGCTTTAATGGAAACAAAGTCTATATCGTAGAAAAATATAAAAGCGATGGAAAAACCGCAGTTTGTAATCTAGCAAGCATAAATCTTAGCAAGGTATATACCCAAGAAGATATAGAGCGCGTGGTGCCAACTGCTATTCGTATGCTTGATAATGTTATTGATTTAAATTTTTACCCTCATAGAAAAGTAAAGGATACAAATTTAAAATCTCGAGCCATAGGACTTGGCGTTATGGGCGAGGCACAAATGCTTGCTGAAGCAAGAATTCATTGGGGTAGTGATGAGCATTTAAACAAAATCGATGAAATTATGGAGAAAATTAGCTATGAGGCTATTAATGCAAGCTCAAATTTAGCGATAGAAAAAGGTTCTTATCCTGATTTTGAAGGGTCAAATTGGAGCAAGGGGATTTTTCCTATTGATGTAGCAAGTGAAAAAGCCAAAGCTTTAACTCTAAGAGAAGGGTTGTTTAATCAAAGCGAATGCGATTGGGATAAACTTAGGGAAAAAGTAAAAGCAGATGGCATGAGAAATGGTTATTTGATGGCTATTGCTCCTACTTCTTCAATTTCTATTTTGGTAGGAACAACACAAACTATCGAACCTGTCTATAAGCGTAAGTGGTTTGAGCAAAATTTAAGCGGCATGATACCTGTTGTAGTGCCTAATTTAAGTCTTGAAACTTGGCAGTATTATACCCCAGCTTACGAACTTGATCAAAGAATTCTTGTTAAAGCTGCAGCAGTGCGTGGAAAATGGATTGATCAAGGACAAAGCTTAAATATCTTTTTATCACTTGATAAAGCAAGTGGAGGCTACTTAAATGATATATATCAACTAGCTTGGGAGCTAGGAGTAAAATCAACTTACTATCTAAGAAGCGAAAGTCCTGATAGCGAAAAGATAAATGTTGCTGATCGTAGCATAGAATGTGAAGGTTGCCAATGA
- a CDS encoding type II asparaginase yields the protein MCVWVFLSIGVCMAEAKPKIAILATGGTIAGSIDSAVATTGYTAGVVGVDVLIKAVPQIQDLANISGEQIANIDSSNMRDEIWLKLAKKINKLFDEGVDGVVITHGTDTMEETAYFLNLTVKSDKPVVLVGAMRPSTAISADGPKNLYNAVALAADKEAKNKGVMVAMNDKILSARGVVKTHSLNVDAFSSPNFGDVGYIVDGKVFFYNNISKAHTKNSPFDVSKLTSLPKVDILYTYSNDGSAIAAKALFDNGTKGIVVAGSGAGSIHEDQKNVLKELIKQGLDVVVSSRVAAGRVAVSDTDKKLGFISAEDLNPQKARVLLMLALTKTSDPKKIQEYFLKY from the coding sequence TTGTGCGTATGGGTATTTTTATCTATAGGAGTATGTATGGCAGAAGCCAAACCAAAAATTGCTATTTTAGCAACGGGTGGAACTATAGCAGGTTCTATCGATAGTGCTGTGGCCACAACGGGTTATACAGCAGGGGTTGTGGGCGTAGATGTTTTAATCAAAGCAGTTCCACAAATTCAAGATTTGGCTAATATTAGCGGAGAGCAAATAGCAAATATCGATAGCTCTAATATGCGTGATGAAATTTGGTTAAAGCTTGCTAAAAAAATCAATAAACTTTTTGATGAGGGAGTAGATGGTGTAGTCATTACTCACGGTACTGATACCATGGAAGAAACCGCTTATTTTCTAAATTTAACGGTTAAAAGCGATAAGCCTGTAGTTTTAGTTGGCGCTATGCGTCCATCAACTGCTATAAGCGCAGATGGCCCAAAAAATCTTTACAATGCTGTAGCATTGGCTGCTGATAAAGAAGCCAAAAATAAAGGCGTTATGGTCGCTATGAACGATAAAATTTTAAGTGCTAGGGGCGTGGTAAAAACTCATAGTTTAAATGTTGATGCTTTTTCTTCTCCTAATTTTGGAGATGTAGGTTATATAGTAGATGGAAAAGTTTTCTTCTATAATAACATAAGTAAAGCACATACAAAAAATAGTCCTTTTGATGTAAGCAAGCTCACAAGTTTGCCAAAGGTAGATATACTCTATACTTATTCAAATGATGGTAGTGCCATTGCTGCAAAAGCTTTATTTGATAATGGAACTAAAGGCATTGTTGTAGCAGGGAGTGGTGCAGGAAGCATACATGAAGATCAAAAAAATGTTTTAAAAGAGCTTATCAAACAAGGGCTTGATGTTGTTGTAAGCTCAAGGGTTGCAGCAGGACGCGTTGCGGTGAGTGATACAGATAAAAAATTGGGTTTTATTAGTGCTGAAGATTTAAATCCGCAAAAAGCAAGAGTTTTGCTTATGTTAGCTCTTACAAAAACAAGTGATCCTAAAAAAATCCAAGAATACTTTTTAAAATACTGA